A region of Dioscorea cayenensis subsp. rotundata cultivar TDr96_F1 chromosome 5, TDr96_F1_v2_PseudoChromosome.rev07_lg8_w22 25.fasta, whole genome shotgun sequence DNA encodes the following proteins:
- the LOC120260032 gene encoding uncharacterized protein LOC120260032: MEEPRKTLSEYERPQFTGEEFSVQVPTVPANNFEIKASTIGMIQNSVQFDGLADEDPHAHLARFLQICSTFKIKLVSDDAIRLRLFPFSLRDAAYGWLTSLSSRGPSPLGRKWSRSSLARYFPPSKGRKIEDGDIVFQLIDAAAGGSLSNKLPEEAEELIENMSSNECHWSTRQKPPRAAGLYEVNESTALAAKIDALTKHIAEQNSKHDALA; encoded by the exons ATGGAGGAGCCTAGGAAGACCCTATCGGAATATGAAAGGCCACAGTTCACCGGAGAAGAATTTAGTGTCCAAGTACCAACCGTTCcggctaataactttgaaatcaaggcGAGTACCATAGGGATGATTCAGAATTCAGTACAGTTTGATGGTCTagcggatgaggatccccatgccCATCTTGCTCGGTTCCTTCAAATCTGCTCCACTTTCAAGATCAAATTAGTGtcagatgatgccatcagaCTGAGGTTGTTCCCGTTCAGCTTGAGAGATGCAGCATACGGATGGCTCACATCCCTTAGCTCCCGGGGTCCGtcaccacttggaaggaaatggtcgAGAAGTTCCCTagcccgatattttcctccaagcaaAGGTCGCAAGATTGAGGACGGAGATATCGTCTTTCAG CTTATTGATGCAGCGGCAGGTGGTTCTTTAAGCAACAAGCTTCCTGAAGAGGCCGAGGAATTAATTGAGAATATGTCCAGCAACGAGTGTCATTGGAGCACTAGACAGAAGCCTCCAAGGGCTGCAGGGCTGTATGAGGTGAATGAATCCACAGCATTGGCTGCGAAGATTGATGCCTTGACGAAGCATATCGCTGAGCAGAATTCAAAGCATGATGCCCTAGCATGA
- the LOC120260031 gene encoding uncharacterized protein LOC120260031, with protein MTEHALAESGASINVMPYNLFLKLGLEGLRPTRMTLQLADRSVRRPRGVVEDVLVRVNKLIIPVDFVILDVGDDVEVPLILGRPFLNTLGALIDVQEGKMTLRVGDEQVVFTLPEGMKHTLDHDDKLYFTDTTDEIISDCV; from the coding sequence ATGACGGAGCATGCTCTAGCCGAATCtggggctagcataaatgtaATGCCATACAACTTGTTCTTGAAACTGGGATTAGAAGGCCTAAGGCCTACAAGAATGACATTGCAGCTTGCTGATAGATCAGTGCGACGGCCTCGAGGGGTAGTCGAAGATGTCCTTGTTAGAGTTAACAAACTCATcattcctgtagattttgtgattCTAGATGTGGGTGATGATGTTGAGGTTCCCTTAATCCTTGGACGTCCATTCCTTAATACTTTAGGTGCTCTAATTGATGTTCAAGAGGGCAAGATGACCTTGAGGGTCGGAGACGAGCAAGTGGTCTTCACCCTCCCTGAAGGAATGAAGCAcacacttgatcatgatgaCAAACTATACTTCACtgatactactgatgagattatttctgattgtgtgtag